A genomic region of Planococcus kocurii contains the following coding sequences:
- a CDS encoding topology modulation protein, with amino-acid sequence MERIIVLGVSSGVGKSSFARRLAEQLAIPVYHLDTYFWKPGWVESSHEEFSENQKNLVDQQCWIIEGNYSTTYDIRRKRADTIIYLERPLAVCLYRVVKRRIMYHGKNRPDMASGCPEKLDRGFFTFIISTYRARKVKMRKRLAQFIEESPQNSVFFLRNQQDIDEFLKEKATTSISDF; translated from the coding sequence ATGGAGAGAATTATAGTGCTCGGTGTTTCATCTGGTGTTGGCAAATCAAGCTTTGCAAGAAGGTTGGCTGAACAATTAGCAATACCCGTCTATCACTTAGATACGTATTTTTGGAAGCCGGGGTGGGTGGAAAGCAGTCATGAAGAATTTAGTGAAAATCAAAAGAACTTAGTTGACCAGCAATGCTGGATTATTGAAGGCAACTACTCGACCACCTATGACATTCGTCGGAAACGAGCAGATACAATCATCTATTTGGAGCGTCCTCTTGCTGTTTGTCTGTATCGTGTAGTTAAGCGAAGAATCATGTACCACGGAAAAAATCGCCCGGATATGGCAAGTGGCTGTCCAGAAAAACTAGATAGAGGATTTTTTACGTTTATTATTTCTACGTATCGTGCGAGAAAAGTAAAAATGAGAAAACGGCTAGCACAGTTTATAGAAGAAAGTCCTCAGAACAGCGTCTTTTTTTTGCGCAATCAACAAGATATTGACGAATTTTTAAAAGAGAAAGCCACAACGTCTATTTCAGATTTCTAG